The genomic region TTAGCTAAACCGAATAAGCGCAGCAGGTCTGGGCCACTCACACTTCCAGGATCCGGTCCCCCTTCGCGATCCCGGCTCGGTCCGCCGCACCCCCCGGCAACACGGCGCTGACATGCTGGAGGGGAGCGTACAGTTCCCCGTTGATGCTCCGAAGCTGCCCTCCTTCGCTGACTTGACCGCGGACATTGAAGCCGTATCCGGACTCCGACTTGACGATCCGCACCACCCGCGGCCCCGACACCACGGCCGCGTTCTGGGCCCCCGTTCCCGCAGAGGAACCGGTGACTAAACCGTTGCGGGATGCCGAAGTGGACCGACTTGCATCGCCTTCTACATCCGCCATCTTATCCGCAGGCCCTGGTCCCGTCCTGCTCCGTCTTCTAGCAAATTCAAAACAACACTCGGTCTCCGTCCTCCGCTCCACAGACCGACGCTGGGCCGATGACCCGCCCCCAGATAGCGTCATGAAACACGGCTGCACaacgtgaccccccccccccccggaagcGTCACCCGGCAGACTGGCCTGTCAGTGCTTTCAATATTCCATTTATCAGcggacacacacaaatatttatatttaaaatcgACAGTGAGATTCAGAGAATCAGCGTGATTGGAGAGAGATCCGAGTTCTTCTCAAATATGAATTCATTCATGTTCAAATAACAACTGAGCTACATTTGCGTCTTGACACAATGAAGCAATCAGACTTTTGTCAGCATTTTCGGTTTTGATGGTTTGGGTTTGTCCAAGCGATACAATATTCTGTTGCATTTTTCATAGTTTACTTTTAAACAAGTGATATTTGATCACGTGACCGCGAGGGGGCGATAGAGCGCCGGGCCGAGACGGCGATGCTGGAATCTGTTTAAACTTACATTTAAGAGAGGTCAAAGTTTTCAATAAACACGAAAACTAAAACTAATGTTGAACTATAACAGGACATCTATCAATAAAAGAATAGTTCAAGTTTTGGAAGAAAGGTTTTCATGTATTTATGATTAAACTGAAGGGTGGCTCGTTATTATGTATTATGTATTGTTTTTTATCTTATGACAAAAGAAACTGCGGAGttaccatttttttttaattgaatttgtaTTTCATATAATTTAAAACAACTTACTGGCAGCACAAGTTGTGTTGCGCAATGTTGCTGAGGCAACAGGCGAGAGTAAATCAAAACACTATGCAagaattattttaaagaaattaaatcattgggggaaaaaacccaacaatgCGGTTTCCTATTTTAAATGCTTATTGTCgttaaattatttattaaccAGCTGTATGGAACTGGGAACGGCCCTTAACAGAACCGGAAAAACTTCAGattgaaacaggaaatgacaaaaaacTAACAAAAAGAAGTTATTATCTTAATACTTAATATTTAGAGGTATATCTACCTCTTGGGCCCTCGGGAAATGTAATTTTGTATAAACTGTTTATAGTAAATGATGAGGAGCTTGTGAACTAGTCACGAGTATCTTTTTATTGATGTGTTGCACTGATCCATTTATCCTGATGTACCGCATTCAAAAATCAGGTTTtatttggaaggaaaaggtttATTTAAGTGTGCATGACTTCAGGTGTTTGTTCCTGTATAATAAGTAGCAAGTATTGATTGACATGAAGGGCGGTGAACCTTCTGATCCTCTACTTTTTGCCAGTGAAGTATTCGTGGCACATCCAGTCAGGCAGAAGATCATCCTGCCGTACTCGTTGAAGTCCACGCTGTTGTCCTTGTTAGTGTCCAGGTCTTTGAAGATGAGGTCCACGGCCCCCTTGTTGGCGGTGTCCTGCACACGACAGAGATGGCAGCAACTTTCAGGACCAGAATCAGATTGTGGTTTGCTCATGCGGAGCAGTTAAAGATAACGGTCGGAGCGGTGGGCCACCTTCAGAAGCTCTCCCAGTTCATTGtggagcagctccttcagctctgccTTGCTCAGGGTGTGGGGGTCCCCCTCCCTGCCAGCATATTTGCTGAAGGATTTGATGAGGAGGCTCATGGCTGTGCAGACGTCAGACATGCTGGAAGCTGCTTCAAACAACACGAATGGAAAATCAAGCACTCATCACAAGACTGGCTGAAGGGCTTCcattcatattttcattttcagctatTGTGAATAATTTGCAAAGTCATTTTTAACCGCGCAGCAGAGTTGGAGCGTGAACCAGGAAAGTTCCCAGTGTTTATTGTTTGTTTCCTCCGTGAAGCtgggagacagaaacacacactggttTCCACCAGGGCCCAGCCCCTCTTATTTCCATTCTGGTCTCTAACGCAGCGTCTCTGCAGAGCAacacgttgccatggcaacagctagGTCCTTCCTGTGACCCGGGTAAAACTACAGGCAAGTAAACAGGTGTTAGACTTGATTATTGTCCCCACTGGGATTTCAGAtaccacatttttttttcactctgtGTATGTTTAAAGTGTGTTTCTTTGCACTGATCCGTGAACCCATGGAGACGGTTGTTGACTGACTCACCGGGAGCTCCTTCCTCCCAACGGTACCGTGAGGAAACTGACACAAAGGGCTTCCCAAACCCAAACTGCAGAGAACTATTATTTAATCACAAGTGAACAGTTTCAAGGCAAAGATGGCATATTGGGTTTGAATTTCCCAAAACCAGAATGAATCTAAACTCATCTACACAAGCAGAACCGACAAAGTTTGCCAATTAAAGCCTACTGCTGATTACTATCTTGTTCTGTCCATAAAACCCATTAAAAGCACGATTCTCTAtctaaagaagagaaaacatcAAACAGTGGACACCTTTTAGAGCTCTACTCACCAGTGGTGATGAAAGCAGATGAAGAGTCTCAGTGTTGGATGAGCTGTGATGAGAAATGAGAGCAGGATGCCTCTTAAAAGACCACACCCAGGATCCCGGGATCCCTCCCTCCGCATGGCTCCCGCCTCAGCTGGtgcctcacacaaacacaacacacaacaaacacacaacatg from Takifugu rubripes chromosome 12, fTakRub1.2, whole genome shotgun sequence harbors:
- the LOC115251702 gene encoding LOW QUALITY PROTEIN: ictacalcin-like (The sequence of the model RefSeq protein was modified relative to this genomic sequence to represent the inferred CDS: inserted 1 base in 1 codon), whose amino-acid sequence is MSDVCTAMSLLIKSFSKYAGREGDPHTLSKAELKELLHNELGELLKDTANKGAVDLIFKDLDTNKDNSVDFNEYGRMIFCLTXMCHEYFTGKK